The following proteins are co-located in the Apium graveolens cultivar Ventura chromosome 5, ASM990537v1, whole genome shotgun sequence genome:
- the LOC141659296 gene encoding dephospho-CoA kinase-like has product MRIVGLTGGIASGKSTVSNLFKSHDIPVVDADLVARDVLKKGTGGWKKVVEAFGEDILQATGEVDRPKLGQIVFSDNGKRQVLNRLLAPYISQGIFQEVMKLWLKGYKVIVLDIPLLFEVKMDKWTSPTIVVWVDSETQLTRLMERDGTSMEDAKNRIDAQMPLDLKRAKADIVIDNTGSFEELNEKFLKVLKQVTKPLTWTEFWLSRQGAFLAFGLIFVGVVVCRKVL; this is encoded by the exons ATGAGGATTGTCGGATTGACAGGAGGAATCGCATCGGGGAAGAGTACTGTTTCTAATCTTTTCAAGTCTCATGACATCCCAGTGGTTGATGCAGACCTTGTAGCTCGT GATGTTTTGAAGAAGGGAACTGGTGGTTGGAAAAAGGTTGTGGAAGCATTTGGCGAGGACATACTTCAGGCCACTGGGGAGGTTGATAGGCCAAAGCTAGGCCAAATTGTGTTTTCTGATAACGGGAAACGACAGGTTCTTAATAG GTTACTTGCACCTTATATATCACAGGGTATCTTTCAAGAAGTTATGAAATTGTGGTTAAAAGGCTACAAGGTTATTGTTCTTGATATCCCATTGTTGTTCGAGGTTAAGATGGACAAATGGACAAGTCCCACCATTGTTGTATGGGTTGATTCGGAAACACAGCTTACACGGCTTATGGAAAGAGATGGTACGTCGATGGAAGATGCAAAAAACAGGATAGATGCCCAGATGCCGTTGGATTTAAAAAGGGCCAAGGCAGATATCGTGATCGACAACACTGGATCTTTTGAAGAGCTGAATGAGAAGTTTCTGAAGGTACTGAAACAGGTCACAAAGCCCTTGACATGGACTGAATTTTGGCTTTCTAGACAAGGAGCTTTTCTAGCttttggattgatttttgttggGGTAGTAGTATGTAGGAAAGTTTTATAA